The sequence TCGCCTACCCGCGCCTCGCCTACCCGACGTACGAGGTCGGCGCCCGGCTCTGCGGCGCCGAGCCCGTGGTCTACGACGACCCGACCGAGCTGGACCCGACGGGCCTCAAGCTGCTCTGGCTCAACTCCCCGTCCAACCCGACCGGCAAGGTGCTCTCCAAGGACGAGCTGATCCGGATCGTCGCCTGGGCGCGCGAGCACGGGGTGCTGGTCTTCAGCGACGAGTGCTACCTGGAGCTGGGCTGGGAGGCCGAGCCGGTCTCCGTGCTCCACCCGGACGTCTGCGGCGGTACGTACGAGGGCGTCGTCGCCGTCCACTCGCTGTCCAAGCGGTCCAACCTCGCCGGCTACCGCGCCGCGTTCATCGCGGGCGACGCGGCCGTGCTCAGCGAGCTGCTGCTGATCCGCAAGCACGGCGGGATGATGACGCCCGCGCCCGTCCAGGCCGCGACCGTCGCCGCGCTCGGCGACGACACGCACGTGGCCGAGCAGCGCACCCGCTACGCCGGCCGGCGCGCCGCCCTGCGTACGGCCCTGGAGGCCCACGGCTTCCGGATCGAGCACAGCGAGGCGAGCCTCTACCTCTGGGCGACCCGCGACGAACCGTGCTGGGACACCGTGGCGTACCTGGCGGACCTGGGCATCCTGGTGGCGCCCGGCGACTTCTACGGACCGGCCGGCGACCAGTTCGTCCGCGTGGCGTTCACGGCCACCGACGAGCGCGTGGCGGCAGCGGTCAAGCGCCTGGGCTGAGCATCCGCGTACGTGAGGGCCCCGGGGAGTGCGCACTCCCCGGGGCCCTCACGCGTCACGACGGGGTGCGTCAGCCGAGCGGCAGGCCCTTGGTGAGGCCGTCGGTGGGCAGACCGCCCTTGGCCGCGCCGGTCAGAGTGCTGGTGACGTCGCCGCCCTTGGTCGCGCCCTTGGTGGTGCCGGAGACCTTCTTCGCCGCGGGGGCGGCCTTGCCGCCGACGTCGCTGAGCGTCTTGCCCGCCACCGGCAGCGTGGTGCCGACGACCTTGCCGCCGGTCTGGGCCGCCGTGGCGCCGGCCGGCTTGGCGGCACCGTCGACCGTCTTGCCGAGACCGGAACCCTCGACGCTGGTGAGGCCGCCGAGGTCCGGGGTCTGCGGGAGCTCCGCGGCACCGGCGGCGCCGGCCGCACCGACCACGGGGGCCGCACCCGCCGCGATCAGCAGCGCGGTACGGGCGATCCGACGGGTCAGGGGGAGGGACATGATGCTCCTTCGACGGGAGAGGAAAACGGGCTGTCCGTGGGCCGGACGCCATGACAACCGTCCTGGGGGCGGGTGAGGTTGCGGTGCGACGACGTAAAGACTGAGCAATGCGTCGGATAATCCTCAGCGGAGGAACCCGGGCAAACGGTGCGCGCCGCCATTGTCCGCCGAACCGTCACTCCCCTTGTGGCGCAAGGCTTGCGGGAGGCGCGGAGACGCCCCGTGACCTGCTGTTCAGGGGGCGCCGGAGGCGCACGACGGTACGCCCGTACGGGCGAGGCCTCGCACGTACGCACGCCTATGGTTGCCGGGCCCCTACCGCACCAGGCGGAGCCGTACCTCGTCCGTGTCGGATGTCCCGCGCTCCGGGGCCTCGCGTTCCGTGCTCCAGCCCGATCCGGCGGCCCACCGCCGGCCCCCGTACGCGACCTCGTCGATGCCCAGGGCCTCCGACTGGGCCACCGCCCAGTGCGCCAGCTCCCAGCCCCGCCGCGGCACCCCGTCCCGGTCGGCACGGCGGTCCGCGCGCACGGGGACCGCGAGCGCGTCCGAGGCCGCCGGGCCCGCGGAAGGCGCCGCCCCGGCCGGCAGCACGCCCTTGCCGAACGCGTCCACCAGGGCGGCCCGCACCTTCGCGGCATCGCCCGTTCCGGCCGTGGTCCGCGGCGGCTCGCAGTCCAGCGCGCCGGGCGTGCGCCCGGTCAGCGCGGCTGCCAGCAGCGCCGCGTCCGGCTCGTGCTTCGCGTACGCCTGCGGGAAGCCGCTGCGCTGGACGCGCTGCGCGGCCTCGGTGAGCGGGAGCCGCGAGTAGCCGGGGATCTTCGCGAGGTGCGCGTAGAACTTGCCGGCCGCGTAGACCGGGTCCATGACCTGCTTCGGGGTGCCCCAGCCCTGCGAGGGCCGCTGCTGGAAAAGCCCCAGCGAATCCCGGTCCCCGTAGTCGATGTTGCGCAGCCCGGACTCCTGCAACGCCGTGGCCAGCGCGATGGTCACCGCGCGCTCCGGCATCCCGCGCGTGGTGCCGACCGCCGAGATCGTGGCGGCGTTCGCGGCCTGCTCGGGCGTCAGCCGGTACGAGCCGTCGGCCGACCGCACCGTGCACTGGTCGGACCCGCGCCCGCCCGAGACGTACTGGACGGTCAGATAGCCGGCCACCGCCGCGAGCACGCCGACGGCCGCCACGATCCGCAGCCGACGACTGCGGCCGGGACGTCGGGGAGCAGCGGAAACGGTCTCGGGCACGGGGCCACCGTACGACAGGCACTAGGCTCCTAGCCATGGCCGAAAGCATGCTTGACCTCACCCTTGACGGGCCCGCCCTCACCGCCGCGCTGGTCGACTTCCCCTCGGTCAGCGGGGACGAGAAGGACCTCGCCGACGCCATCGAGTCGGCGCTGCGCGCGCTGCCGTACCTGACCGTCGAGCGGTACGGGAACAACGTCGTGGCCAGGACGGATCTCGGCCGCTCCGAACGCGTCATCCTGGCCGGGCACATCGACACCGTGCCGATCGCCGGCAACGTGCCCTCCCGGCTCGACGCGGACGGCCTCCTCTGGGGCTGCGGCACCTCCGACATGAAGTCCGGCGTCGCCGTCCAGCTGCGCATCGCCGCCACCGTGCCCGAGCCCAACCGCGACCTCACCTTCGTCTTCTACGACCAGGAGGAGGTCGCCGCCCACCTCAACGGCCTCGGCCGCATCGCCGACGCCCACCCCGACTGGCTGAAGGGCGACTTCGCCATCCTGCTGGAGGGCTCCAACGGAGAGGTCGAGGGCGGCTGCCAGGGCACCCTGCGCGTCTTCCTGCACCTGGAGGGCGAGCGGGCGCACTCCGCGCGCAGCTGGATGGGGTCCAACGCCATCCACGCCGCGGCCCCGGTCCTCGCCCGCCTCGCCGCGTACGAACCGCGCCGGCCGGTGATCGACGGCCTGGAGTACCACGAGGGCCTGAACGCCGTACGCATCGAGGGCGGCGTCGCCAACAACGTCATCCCCGACGCCTGCACGGTCGTCGTCAACTACCGCTACGCGCCCGACCTCGGCCAGGAGGAGGCCCTGGCCCACGTCCGCGAGGTCTTCGCGGACTGCGGCGTCGCGGAGTTCACCGTCGACGACCACTCCGGCGCGGCCATGCCCGGCCTCTCCCACCCGGCGGCCAAGGCGTTCATGGACGCGGTCGGCGGCGTCGCCCGCCCCAAGTTCGGCTGGACGGACGTGGCCCGCTTCGGCCCGCTCGGCGTCCCCGCGGTCAACTACGGCCCCGGCGACCCGGTCCTCGCCCACAAGCGCGACGAGCACGTCAAGGCCGAGCGCATCACCCACTGCGAGGAGCGCCTGCGCTCCTGGCTCACGACCTGACCTCCCGCATTCCCCTGTCCGTAACCCGCGGCGATCTACGCTGGCCGGAGACGGCGGCGTCGCAGGACGTCTCCGACGTCGGCGGAGGGAGCAGGACATGGGCAACCGCGAGGACGCGCGCATCCCCGAGGGTGCGGAGATTCCAGAAGGCGCGGTACGACCCGAGGAACAGCGCCTCGGCCCCGTGCTGCGCCGCAGGGACCAGGTACAGCCCGGCACGACCGATCAGCGGCTGCTGGACTCCGAGGACGACTCCGAGTGGGTGCACACCGACCCGTGGCGGGTGATGCGCATCCAGTCGGAGTTCGTCGAGGGCTTCGGTGCCCTCGCCGAACTGCCGAGCGCCATCAGCGTCTTCGGCTCGGCCCGTACGGCCGCCGGGGCGCCGGAGTACGAGGCGGGCGTACGGATCGGCCGGGCGCTGGTCGACGCGGGCTTCGCGGTCATCACCGGGGGCGGCCCGGGAGCGATGGAGGCGGCGAACCGGGGGGCGCGCGAGGCGAAGGGGGTCTCGGTCGGCCTCGGCATCGAGCTGCCCTTCGAGTCCGGGCTCAACCCGCACGTCGACATCGGCGTCAACTTCCGCTACTTCTTCGTCCGCAAGACGATGTTCGTGAAGTACGCCCAGGGCTTCGTCGTCCTGCCCGGCGGCCTCGGCACGCTGGACGAACTCTTCGAGGCGCTGACCCTCGTCCAGACGGGCAAGGTCACCCGCTTCCCGATCGTCCTCTTCGGCACGGCGTACTGGGGCGGCCTGGTCGACTGGCTCCGCGACACGGTGGTGGCCCAGGGCAAGGCGTCCGAGCGGGATCTGTTGCTGTTCCACGTCACGGACGACGTGGACGAGGCGGTGGCGCTGGTGACGAAGGAGGTTGGGCGCTGAGTTCTCGGGGGCGCTGCCCCCGTACCCCCGCTCCTCAATCGCCGGAGGGGCTTGATCCGGCCGCGCGGCCACTTCAGCCTCGCCGGCGTTTGAGGCGCGGGGTCCGGGGCGGAGCCCCGGTTTCGGGAAGGGGCGGGTAGGGGAACAGGCCCGCCGCAGGCGCACCCGCCCCCTACGCCAGCCCCCGCCGCGCGACCGCCGGCGCCCGCCACCCCGCGATGGACGCCACCATGTCCAGGACATCCCGCGTCTCGGCCACCTCATGCACCCGGTACACCCGTGCCCCCAGCCACGCCGACACCGCCGTCGTCGCCAGCGTCCCGAGCAACCGCTCCTTCACCGGCCGGTCCAGGGTCTCGCCCACGAAGTCCTTGTTGGAGAGCGAGACCAGCACCGGCCACCCCGTCTCCGCCATCTCGCCGAGCCGGCGCGTCGCCTCCAGCGAGTGCCGGGTGTTCTTCCCGAAGTCGTGCCCGGGGTCGATCATGATTCCGTCCGGCCGGACCCCCAGGGCCACGGCCCGCTCGGCCAGCCCCACGGTCAGCCGCAGGATGTCGGCCATCACGTCCTCGTACCCCACCCGGTGCGGCCGGGTCCGCGGCTCCGCGCCGCCGGCATGGGTGCACACGAGCCCCGCCCCGTACCGGGCGGCGACCTCCGCCAGCTTCGGGTCCACCCCGCCCCACGCGTCGTTCAGCACGTCCGCCCCGGCCTCGCAGACCGCCTCGCCGACCTCGTGGCGCCAGGTGTCGACGCTGATCACCACGTCAGGGTGACGGCGGCGCACCTCGGCGACGAACCCCACCGTGCGGCGGGCCTCCTCCTCGGCGGTGACCTCCTCGCCGGGACCGGCCTTGACGCCGCCGATGTCGATGATCGCCGCGCCGTCGGCCACGGCCCGCTCGACCCGGGCGAGCGCCGGCTCGTCCTGGAAGGTGGCGCCCCGGTCGTAGAAGGAGTCGGGGGTGCGGTTCACGATCGCCATGACCACCTGCTCGTGCGCCCCGAACTCACGCCGCCCCAGCCGGAGCACACCGCTTGCCATCCGTGTCCCTTCCTGTGAATCCGGCCCCCGCATCACCCGCCGAAGCCGACAGCCGACCCTAGCTGTCAGTACCTCATGGCACGATCGGACCCGGACGAATTCCGCTCCCGGGGAGATACGCGTGTTCTGGTTCTTGCTGCTGGCGATGGTGGTGGTGGTTGCCGCGGTCACCCTCGCGGTGGTCGGTGGAGGCAGGAGCGCCGTCCTGCAGGACGTGGCGCCCGAGCAGCTGACCGACCCGCTGCCCGTCTCGCGCCCGGTCGGCCGGGCGGACGTCGACGCGCTCCGGCTGCCCGTGGCCCCCCGGGGCTACCGGATGGCCGACGTGGACGACGCCCTGAGCCGGCTCGGCGCCGAGCTCGCCGAGAGGGACGCGCGGATCGCGGAGCTGGAGGCGGCGCTCGCCGGTGCGCAGGCGACCCGCCCCGGCCGCCCCGACCTGCTCAAGGCCGGGCAGGACCAGCAGGACCGTCCCTGGCAGCCGCAGCGGGAGAGCGGCGGCCCGGCCGGCGAGCGGGCGGGCCACGACGAGGAGCCCGGCCGATGACCGGCGACGCCGTGGCGGCGGCGGACGGCGGACTGCGCTGCCCGTGGGGCCTGTCCACCGAGGACTACCTCTGGTACCACGACACGGAGTGGGGCCGCCCGGTCCACGGCGACGACGCCCTGTTCGAGCGGCTGTGCCTGGAGGCGTTCCAGTCCGGTCTGTCCTGGCTGACGATCCTGCGCCGCCGCGAGGGCTTCCGCAGGGCTTTCGCCGGGTTCGGCATCCCCGCGGTGGCGGCGTTCACGGAGGCGGACCGGGAGCGGCTGCTGGCCGACGAGGGCATCATCCGCAACCGCGCGAAGGTCGACGCGACCATGGCCAACGCCCGGGTGCTGGCCGGCTGGGGCCCCGGTGAGCTGGACGAGCTGATCTGGTCGTACGCCCCCGACCCGCTGGGCCGCCCGGCCCCGAAGACCCTCGGGGACGTACCGGCGGTCACCCCCGAGTCCACGGCCCTGGCGAAGGACCTGAAGAAGCGGGGGCTGCGGTTCATCGGGCCGACGACGGCCTACGCCCTGATGCAGGCGTGCGGCCTGGTGGACGACCACCTCGCCGACTGCGTCTCCCGCCCGACCCCGGTGTAGCCGCCCGGGGCCCGGTCCGCCACACGGGTCCTACCGCCCGAGGTACTTCGGCTTCTCCTTGGCGAGGAACGCCCGCACCGCGATCGCGTGGTCCTCGGAGGCGCCCGCCGCGGTCTGGAGCTCGTCCTCCTTCTCCAGGGCCTCGGCCAGGGTGTGCCCGGCCCCGAAGGCGAGCGACGCCTTGAGCGCCGCGTACGCCACGGTGGGCCCGTCGGCCAGGGTGCGGGCCACGGCGGCCGCCTCGGCGGCGAGGTCGGCGGCGGGCACCAGCTTGTTGACGATGCCCAGTTCATGGGCGTCCCGCGCCGAGATGGACCGCGGGAAGAGCAGCAGGTCCGCGGCGCGGCTCTGACCGATGAGCCGGGGCAGCGTCCAGGAGACACCCGAGTCGGCGGTCAGGGCCACCCCGGCGAACGAGGTGTTGAAGGAGGCGGTGTCGGCGGCCACCCGGTAGTCGCAGGCGAGGGCGAAGCCGAAGCCCGCGCCGGCGGCGGCGCCGTTGATCCCGGCCACGACCGGCTTCGGCATCTCGGTGAGCGCCCGCACGATCGGGTTGTAGTGCTCCTGGACGGTGCTCAGTGCGTTGCCCCCGACCTGCTCCTGGGCCTCGGCGAGCTTGCCCAGGTGCTCCTTGAGGTCCTGCCCCACACAGAAGGCGCGCCCGCCGGCCGCGGTCAGCAGCACCGCCCGTACGCCGGTGTCGGCCGAGGCCGACCGCAGGGCGTCGCGGAGCGCGACCTTGGCCGCGGTGTTCATGGCGTTCATCGCGTCGGGGCGGTTGATCGTGATCGTCGCGAGCCCGTCGCTGATGTCGTAGAGCACCGCGTCGTCGTGATCGGCCATGAATGGTCCCCTTTGCGTGTCGTTCACCAGCCCTGTCCACGCAAGCATGGCCGATTTCGCCGGAGGCGGACATGTGACCTGCGTCAAACATTTCCGGGCCGGGGAAGGGCCGAAGGGGCGGGAGTATCCCAGTGAGGTCCCCGAATTGGGTGGTTTTGAGTGAGCGCGTTGCCCAAGCGATGCAGAGCGATGTTGGTCATCGGGGTCTGTGATGCGGGATAATGACGTGGAAGCACTGTGTTCGATGCCGGTGAGGCAGCGCCTGTCATGGGGCCGCCGGTTGCGATGAGCTGGTTTCAGGAAGGGGAACGAGCATGGCGGCCATGAAGCCGCGGACGGGCGACGGCCCGCTCGAGGTGACAAAGGAGGGGCGGGGCATCGTCATGCGAGTTCCGCTCGAAGGCGGCGGTCGGCTTGTCGTGGAGCTGACGCCGGACGAGGCCGATGCCCTCGGCGACGCCCTCAAGCAGGTCGTCGGCTGAGCGGAGGCGCTCACTACTTCACCGCTGCCCCGGCATGGTTTCCATGCCGGGGCAGCGGTGCGTCCGGGACCGGTACGGCCGCGCGCGCGGGGGTGCGGTACGCGTACGGGGGAGGCGTATGCCTCAGCCGCGCCGGACCGCGCAGAGCAGACCGTCGCCGACCGGCAGCAGCGTCGCCATCAGCTCCTGGCTCTCGCGGACCGCGCGCAGCAGCTCGCGGACCCGCAGCACCTCGGCGGGCTGGGCGGCCGAGTCGACCGTACGGCCGTTCGCGAAGACGCCCTCGAAGCAGACGAGACCCCCAGGTCGCAGCAGGCGCAACGATTCAGCGAGACAGTCCAGGCTCTCCATCCGGTCGCCGTCGCAGAACACGAGGTCGTAGCCGCCGTCCGCCAGCCGGGGGAGCACGTCGAGCGCGCGCCCGGGGATGAAACGGGACCGGTTGGCCGCGAAGCCGGCCGCCCGGAACGCCTCCCGGGCGAACTGCTGGCGCTCGGGCTCCGGGTCGACCGTGGTCAGTACCCCGTCCGGGCGCATGCCGTGCAGCAGATAGATGCCGGACACGCCGGTGCCGGTACCGATTTCCGCCACGGCCTTGGCGTCCGTGGTGGCAGCGAGCAGGCGCAGCGCTGCGCCGGTGCCTGGCGACACCGAGCGGAGCCCTGCCTCGCGGGCCCGGTCCCGGGCCCAGCGCAGTGCTTCGTCCTCGGCGACAAAGGCGTCGGCGAACGCCCAGCTCGTCTGCCGGTTGGCGGTAATGACCCTCTCCTGTCCCCTTAGTTGGCGCAACGGTGACTGTATCCGCTGGACCCGGGAACCCGCAGATGGGACCGGGCGTTGTGAGAGGGCGGGGGAAAGCCCGTGGACCAGGCCCGCCGATCGGGTCCGGTATGCGGCGAGGTTCCGGGGAGATCCCCGGCCCCAGCTGGAAAAAGGCTTATCCGGAGCTAACGGGCGAGGTGGCTATGGTAGGGGCTCCACTGGACACCACCAGAGCCGATAGGGGAGGTGCGGCTGCGCCTGTGGATCGGGGAGGAGTGCTGCGGCGCCTTCTCAGGTCGGCGGGTGAGCCGAAATCCGTGACCGACATTGCTGACCGTTCTTCCAACGACTCCGCACCGACCGCGACCTTCGCCTCAGATGCGGAATCCCAGGCGTGGACCCCGCCCACATGGGAAGAGATCGTCAGCACGCACAGCGGCCGCGTCTACCGCCTCGCCTACCGGCTGACGGGAAACCAGCACGACGCGGAGGACCTCACGCAGGAGGTCTTCGTCCGCGTCTTCCGTTCGCTGTCGACCTACACGCCCGGCACCTTCGAGGGCTGGCTGCACCGCATCACGACCAACCTCTTCCTGGACATGGTCCGCCGCAAGCAGCGCATCCGCTTCGACTCCCTCGGGGACGACGCCGCCGAGCGGCTGCCCAGCCGTGAGCCGTCGCCCCAGCAGGTCTTCAACGACACCCACTTCGACGCGGACGTCCAGCAGGCGCTGGACACCCTCGCGCCCGAGTTCCGGGCCGCCGTCGTCCTCTGCGACATCGAAGGACTCTCGTACGAGGAGATCGCCGCGACGCTCGGCGTGAAGCTCGGCACGGTGCGCAGCCGTATCCACCGCGGACGCTCGCACCTGCGCAAGGCGCTGCGGCACCGCTCGCCCGAGGCGCGCGCCGAGCAGCGCTCGCTGGCGGGCGCCCTCCTGACAGGGGAGGGCGGCACGGCGTGAGCCAAACGGATCCGACCCCCGCGGAACAACACCTGGGGGACCGACTCGCCGCGCTCGTCGACGGCGAGCTGAAGCACGACGCCCGCGACCGGGTGCTCGCCCATCTCGCGACCTGCGCCAGGTGCGCGGCCGAGGCGGCCGCCCAGCGCCGTCTGAAGAGCGTGTTCGCGACGGCTGCCCCGCCCTCGCCCTCCGAGGGCTTCCTGGCACGTCTCCAGGGGCTTCCGGGCGGGCCTCCGGGGGGTGACGACGACCGGCAGGGAAGACCCGTGGGCGGCTCCGGACGGTTCGGTGACGGACTGTTCCCGGGGACGCGTCCGCCGGGCGGCCGGGCGGACCTCACCCTGGGTCCGGGCCCCCTCGACGGCTTCGGCTACCTCCCCACCGTGCACGGCGGGGCCACCGCGCTGCCCGCCGCCCCGGCCCGCTCGGGCTTCCGCATACACGAGGTGGGGCGCGAGGCCGACCGCTCGCCGTGGCGGGGCCGACGGTTCGCCTTCGCCGCCGCCAGCGCGGTCTCGCTGGCGGCCATCGCGCTCGGTGGTGCCCTGCCGACGAGTGCGGGCTCCGACGGGCCCAACCGCGCCTCCGGCTCGGGCAACAGCGTGACCCCGGTGGGCAACGACGCGCGTACCGGCGGCGGCGCCACGGTCGGCCGCAGGAACGGATCCGGCCAGGGCTCGCGCGCCACGTCCGGCCAGGGGATCGGGAACGGCCCGGTGGGGAACGGCCCGGTCTCCCCCGTGGTGAACACGGCGTCGGCGGGGTTCGCCCCGGCCGCCTCGCTGCTGGGCACCGGCCGGCTCACGGGCAGTCCGTACGGCCTGTCCCTCCGCTCCGACGTCTCCGCGCCGATACGTCCCGGTGGGGCCGGTCTCCTGCTCGCCCGCACCCTGGGCAGCGGACTCCACCCGGTCTCGCCCGCTGCCTCCGAGCCCTCCCTGCCGCCCACCTCGGCCGCCGCGAAGCCGGCTTCCGCCGACCACGGGCTGCCTCTCGCCCCCCGCCGCTGATCCAGCACCCCGCAGAGGCTGCGCAGCTCCGGCTCAAACCTGGTTGAATTCCGGCAGGATTTCGGGAGGGACGCCCCTGCGGGGGCGTGCGGAGGGCCGGTTGCGGCAGTTGCGGGGAGAGCATGGACGACGGGAAGCCGACCGGGCCGAAGGCGAAGTGGTGGAGCCGGCCCACACCGGGACGTGGCACACGCACCGAGCCTTCGGTGGAGGACGCGGTCGAGCCTTCGCCGGCCTCGGACGAGGTGGCGGACGCGCCGGGCGAGGCCCCGGACGCCCCCGCACCGGTGACCGACGGGACGCCCGCGGCGACTGAGCCCCCGGCGGAGCCCACGCCCCCGGCGGCGCCCGAGCACCCCGCTGCGCCCGACGACGCCGCCCCCGCCCCGCACGCCACGCAGCCGCTGCACGAGCCGGACCCGTACGGCACCCCGCCCTACGGCGGCCCCGGCCCGTGGGCGCCCGCCCCTCCCGTACAGCGTCCGACGCCGGCGCACGGCACCCCCGTGCCCCCGGCGTACGCGGGGACCAACGGCGCGGGTCTGTCCGTGGCGCCCGAGCCCGCCCAGGCGTTCCCGCCCCCGCCGGCCGCCCAGCAGCCGCAGGAGAGCGCGCCCGCCCCCGCCGCGCACCCGCCGGCCCCGCAGTGGCAGAGCTACGACCCCTGGGGCGCGCCCCGGCAGCCCCTCGTCACCCAGCCGGGCCCGCCGCTCCCGGACGGACGGCGCGGAAAGCG is a genomic window of Streptomyces sp. NBC_00708 containing:
- a CDS encoding bifunctional succinyldiaminopimelate transaminase/glutamate-prephenate aminotransferase; this encodes MSAVSSRLPVFPWDKLAPFKSTAEAHPDGIVDLSVGTPVDPVPELIRQALVAAADSPGYPTVWGTAALRDALTGWVERRLGAVAVAHENVLPVVGSKELVAWLPTQLGLGAGDKVAYPRLAYPTYEVGARLCGAEPVVYDDPTELDPTGLKLLWLNSPSNPTGKVLSKDELIRIVAWAREHGVLVFSDECYLELGWEAEPVSVLHPDVCGGTYEGVVAVHSLSKRSNLAGYRAAFIAGDAAVLSELLLIRKHGGMMTPAPVQAATVAALGDDTHVAEQRTRYAGRRAALRTALEAHGFRIEHSEASLYLWATRDEPCWDTVAYLADLGILVAPGDFYGPAGDQFVRVAFTATDERVAAAVKRLG
- a CDS encoding ATP-binding protein, producing the protein MSLPLTRRIARTALLIAAGAAPVVGAAGAAGAAELPQTPDLGGLTSVEGSGLGKTVDGAAKPAGATAAQTGGKVVGTTLPVAGKTLSDVGGKAAPAAKKVSGTTKGATKGGDVTSTLTGAAKGGLPTDGLTKGLPLG
- the dapE gene encoding succinyl-diaminopimelate desuccinylase, giving the protein MAESMLDLTLDGPALTAALVDFPSVSGDEKDLADAIESALRALPYLTVERYGNNVVARTDLGRSERVILAGHIDTVPIAGNVPSRLDADGLLWGCGTSDMKSGVAVQLRIAATVPEPNRDLTFVFYDQEEVAAHLNGLGRIADAHPDWLKGDFAILLEGSNGEVEGGCQGTLRVFLHLEGERAHSARSWMGSNAIHAAAPVLARLAAYEPRRPVIDGLEYHEGLNAVRIEGGVANNVIPDACTVVVNYRYAPDLGQEEALAHVREVFADCGVAEFTVDDHSGAAMPGLSHPAAKAFMDAVGGVARPKFGWTDVARFGPLGVPAVNYGPGDPVLAHKRDEHVKAERITHCEERLRSWLTT
- a CDS encoding TIGR00730 family Rossman fold protein; this encodes MGNREDARIPEGAEIPEGAVRPEEQRLGPVLRRRDQVQPGTTDQRLLDSEDDSEWVHTDPWRVMRIQSEFVEGFGALAELPSAISVFGSARTAAGAPEYEAGVRIGRALVDAGFAVITGGGPGAMEAANRGAREAKGVSVGLGIELPFESGLNPHVDIGVNFRYFFVRKTMFVKYAQGFVVLPGGLGTLDELFEALTLVQTGKVTRFPIVLFGTAYWGGLVDWLRDTVVAQGKASERDLLLFHVTDDVDEAVALVTKEVGR
- the folP gene encoding dihydropteroate synthase, with translation MLRLGRREFGAHEQVVMAIVNRTPDSFYDRGATFQDEPALARVERAVADGAAIIDIGGVKAGPGEEVTAEEEARRTVGFVAEVRRRHPDVVISVDTWRHEVGEAVCEAGADVLNDAWGGVDPKLAEVAARYGAGLVCTHAGGAEPRTRPHRVGYEDVMADILRLTVGLAERAVALGVRPDGIMIDPGHDFGKNTRHSLEATRRLGEMAETGWPVLVSLSNKDFVGETLDRPVKERLLGTLATTAVSAWLGARVYRVHEVAETRDVLDMVASIAGWRAPAVARRGLA
- a CDS encoding DNA-3-methyladenine glycosylase I, producing the protein MTGDAVAAADGGLRCPWGLSTEDYLWYHDTEWGRPVHGDDALFERLCLEAFQSGLSWLTILRRREGFRRAFAGFGIPAVAAFTEADRERLLADEGIIRNRAKVDATMANARVLAGWGPGELDELIWSYAPDPLGRPAPKTLGDVPAVTPESTALAKDLKKRGLRFIGPTTAYALMQACGLVDDHLADCVSRPTPV
- a CDS encoding enoyl-CoA hydratase-related protein, giving the protein MADHDDAVLYDISDGLATITINRPDAMNAMNTAAKVALRDALRSASADTGVRAVLLTAAGGRAFCVGQDLKEHLGKLAEAQEQVGGNALSTVQEHYNPIVRALTEMPKPVVAGINGAAAGAGFGFALACDYRVAADTASFNTSFAGVALTADSGVSWTLPRLIGQSRAADLLLFPRSISARDAHELGIVNKLVPAADLAAEAAAVARTLADGPTVAYAALKASLAFGAGHTLAEALEKEDELQTAAGASEDHAIAVRAFLAKEKPKYLGR
- a CDS encoding DUF3117 domain-containing protein; the protein is MAAMKPRTGDGPLEVTKEGRGIVMRVPLEGGGRLVVELTPDEADALGDALKQVVG
- a CDS encoding O-methyltransferase, encoding MRQLRGQERVITANRQTSWAFADAFVAEDEALRWARDRAREAGLRSVSPGTGAALRLLAATTDAKAVAEIGTGTGVSGIYLLHGMRPDGVLTTVDPEPERQQFAREAFRAAGFAANRSRFIPGRALDVLPRLADGGYDLVFCDGDRMESLDCLAESLRLLRPGGLVCFEGVFANGRTVDSAAQPAEVLRVRELLRAVRESQELMATLLPVGDGLLCAVRRG
- the sigE gene encoding RNA polymerase sigma factor SigE, yielding MTDIADRSSNDSAPTATFASDAESQAWTPPTWEEIVSTHSGRVYRLAYRLTGNQHDAEDLTQEVFVRVFRSLSTYTPGTFEGWLHRITTNLFLDMVRRKQRIRFDSLGDDAAERLPSREPSPQQVFNDTHFDADVQQALDTLAPEFRAAVVLCDIEGLSYEEIAATLGVKLGTVRSRIHRGRSHLRKALRHRSPEARAEQRSLAGALLTGEGGTA
- a CDS encoding zf-HC2 domain-containing protein translates to MSQTDPTPAEQHLGDRLAALVDGELKHDARDRVLAHLATCARCAAEAAAQRRLKSVFATAAPPSPSEGFLARLQGLPGGPPGGDDDRQGRPVGGSGRFGDGLFPGTRPPGGRADLTLGPGPLDGFGYLPTVHGGATALPAAPARSGFRIHEVGREADRSPWRGRRFAFAAASAVSLAAIALGGALPTSAGSDGPNRASGSGNSVTPVGNDARTGGGATVGRRNGSGQGSRATSGQGIGNGPVGNGPVSPVVNTASAGFAPAASLLGTGRLTGSPYGLSLRSDVSAPIRPGGAGLLLARTLGSGLHPVSPAASEPSLPPTSAAAKPASADHGLPLAPRR